DNA sequence from the Flavobacteriales bacterium genome:
NNNNNNNNNNNNNNNNNNNNNNNNAAGTCGTCAAGCTCAAGTCCAATCACCGGGCCGTCAAGTTTTCCCGGATCAATATTTTTACCCGCGATAAATATTCGTGCCAGTACTGTTGTAAACGGTTCCGCACCGAAGAACTCACGTTCGACCACGTAGTGCCGATTGCCAAAGGCGGCACAAAAACCTGGGAAAACATCGTGACGGCGTGTTGGCGCTGTAATAATAAAAAGAGCGGGCGAACCCCGGAAGAAGCGCATATGCACTTGAAGAAGAAACCACAAAAGCCGAGATGGAACCCCACCCTCACCATCATGATCGGTATCCGGAATGCTCCGGAAAGTTGGCGGGATTACCTCTNNNNNNN
Encoded proteins:
- a CDS encoding HNH endonuclease — protein: MNIFTRDKYSCQYCCKRFRTEELTFDHVVPIAKGGTKTWENIVTACWRCNNKKSGRTPEEAHMHLKKKPQKPRWNPTLTIMIGIRNAPESWRDYL